A stretch of the Massilia sp. W12 genome encodes the following:
- a CDS encoding 3-dehydroquinate synthase — protein sequence MQLAHWRHENAEAEQTLQLAYSFPLINTRDVFAPDNPALLQALCRREPDKRQRLAIFLDSGVAQAMPELCARIQAYAQRHAQHMEIIGDIIITPGGEACKNDVQQLWRLLDALAERRIDRHSYALAIGGGAVLDAVGLAASLFHRGVRHIRLPATVLAQADSGVGVKNAINWNGQKNLLGSFAPPWAVINDSCFIDSLPPREKRAGMAEAVKVALIRDALFFHWLEAQAAHLARFEPCAMSALIERSAHLHLHQITHGGDPFEHGSARPLDYGHWIAHKLERLSRHALSHGEAVALGLVLDARYAVQCGLLAAGEEVRIWRLLRQLGFSLWHAQLAACDAQGRLCLLQGLEEFREHLGGSLCITLLRGIGQACEVDQIDAQQVLHALHWLARQEGQDEQALPALNGVAERRLAS from the coding sequence ATGCAACTGGCCCATTGGCGACATGAAAATGCAGAGGCCGAACAAACCCTGCAATTGGCATACAGCTTTCCATTGATTAATACGCGCGATGTGTTTGCGCCGGACAACCCGGCCTTGCTGCAAGCCTTGTGCCGGCGCGAACCGGATAAACGCCAGCGCCTCGCCATTTTCCTCGACAGCGGGGTGGCGCAAGCCATGCCGGAGCTGTGCGCACGCATCCAGGCGTATGCGCAGCGCCATGCGCAGCATATGGAAATCATCGGCGACATCATCATCACACCCGGCGGCGAAGCCTGTAAAAACGATGTGCAGCAACTCTGGCGCCTGCTCGACGCCCTGGCCGAGCGCCGCATCGACCGCCACTCTTACGCCCTGGCGATAGGCGGCGGCGCAGTGCTGGATGCGGTTGGCCTGGCTGCGTCCCTGTTTCATCGCGGCGTGCGTCACATCCGCCTGCCAGCCACCGTGCTGGCGCAGGCAGACAGCGGCGTCGGCGTGAAAAATGCGATCAATTGGAATGGTCAGAAAAACCTCTTGGGCAGCTTTGCGCCGCCCTGGGCGGTGATCAATGACAGCTGCTTTATCGACAGCCTGCCGCCGCGCGAAAAGCGGGCCGGCATGGCCGAAGCGGTGAAAGTGGCCTTGATCCGCGACGCCCTGTTTTTCCACTGGCTGGAAGCGCAGGCGGCGCATCTGGCGCGCTTTGAGCCGTGCGCCATGAGCGCCCTGATTGAACGCTCAGCGCACCTGCATTTACACCAGATCACGCATGGCGGCGACCCGTTTGAACACGGCTCCGCGCGCCCGCTCGACTATGGCCATTGGATTGCGCACAAGCTGGAGCGCTTAAGCCGCCATGCCCTGTCACATGGCGAAGCAGTGGCGCTCGGCCTGGTGCTGGATGCGCGCTATGCGGTGCAATGCGGCCTGCTGGCGGCAGGCGAGGAAGTGCGCATCTGGCGCTTACTGCGGCAACTCGGCTTTAGCCTGTGGCATGCGCAATTGGCGGCCTGCGATGCGCAAGGCCGCTTATGTCTGCTGCAGGGCTTGGAAGAGTTTCGCGAACATCTGGGCGGCAGCCTGTGCATCACCCTGTTGCGCGGCATCGGCCAGGCCTGCGAAGTCGATCAGATTGATGCGCAACAGGTGTTGCACGCTTTGCACTGGCTGGCCCGGCAAGAGGGACAGGATGAACAAGCCCTGCCGGCATTGAACGGAGTGGCGGAACGGAGATTGGCGTCATGA
- a CDS encoding ferritin-like protein, with amino-acid sequence MLRINRDLLSQLQTTPNQASIVAALNLAVQLELSTIPPYLTALFSVQSGSNRAAAALVQSVVTEEMLHMTLAANTLIAIGANPDIVTLANELQYPGALPGKVDNNLQVSLAALSKEQVYKVFMAIEKPDTSDILPGESAPNPDPHVPGEFASIGEFYQAIMAAIAAVQASGVNLFASPRTAQQVDISKWFPPVKSAPAQGYVVDQNSANAALQTIINQGEGVDASGDAWLPTDCDGSYAHYFKFGEIYYGATLVRDAAAPSGWSYSGAPVSLDSSTIYNFAPNAALSDYAEGSGARVFGENFYNTYQMLLGSLNSVFNGAPDQLNAAMGLMYQLKLIAAQVAQYPAGGSAGVAAAPPFMLTHA; translated from the coding sequence ATGTTACGCATCAACCGCGATTTGCTCAGCCAATTGCAAACCACGCCAAACCAGGCAAGCATCGTCGCTGCGCTGAATTTGGCGGTGCAGCTTGAACTCTCCACCATTCCGCCCTATCTGACCGCGCTGTTTTCCGTGCAAAGCGGCAGCAACCGCGCCGCCGCCGCGCTGGTGCAATCGGTGGTGACAGAAGAAATGTTGCACATGACCTTAGCCGCCAACACCCTGATTGCGATTGGAGCCAATCCCGACATTGTGACGCTGGCCAATGAATTGCAATACCCCGGCGCCTTGCCCGGCAAAGTGGACAATAATTTGCAAGTCAGCCTGGCTGCGCTCAGTAAAGAGCAGGTGTACAAGGTGTTCATGGCGATTGAAAAGCCGGACACCAGCGATATCCTGCCAGGCGAAAGCGCGCCCAATCCAGACCCGCATGTGCCGGGCGAATTCGCATCCATCGGCGAGTTTTACCAAGCCATCATGGCGGCGATTGCGGCAGTGCAAGCCAGCGGCGTGAATCTGTTCGCCAGCCCGCGCACCGCACAGCAGGTGGATATCAGCAAATGGTTTCCCCCCGTTAAAAGCGCGCCGGCGCAAGGCTATGTGGTGGATCAAAACAGCGCCAACGCGGCCTTGCAAACCATCATCAACCAGGGCGAAGGAGTGGACGCCAGCGGCGACGCCTGGCTGCCCACGGATTGCGACGGCAGTTATGCACACTATTTCAAATTCGGCGAAATTTACTATGGCGCGACATTGGTGCGCGATGCCGCCGCGCCGTCCGGCTGGTCATATAGCGGCGCACCGGTGAGCCTGGACAGCAGCACGATTTACAACTTCGCGCCAAACGCCGCTTTATCCGACTATGCCGAAGGCAGCGGGGCAAGGGTGTTTGGTGAAAATTTCTACAACACCTATCAAATGTTATTGGGCAGTTTGAACAGCGTATTCAATGGCGCGCCGGATCAATTGAACGCCGCCATGGGCTTGATGTATCAGCTCAAACTGATCGCCGCACAAGTCGCGCAATACCCCGCCGGCGGCAGCGCTGGCGTGGCGGCGGCCCCGCCGTTTATGTTGACCCATGCATAA
- a CDS encoding nucleotide pyrophosphatase/phosphodiesterase family protein, whose product MQSLLLLNVVGLTSHVLGEFTPRLRAFAAAGELRTLRGITPAVTCSAQASMLTGLTPQEHGIVGNGWLFRDLAEIWFWRQSNRLMGGEKIWQAGKRRDPAFSCANLFWWYNMASSHDVGATPRPIYKADGRKLPDCLTTPAQWRDQLQAKLGQFPLFQFWGPATSIASSRWIAGAARDAIQRFDPTLSLVYLPHLDYDLQRYGPDLTHPAVQQSLREIDQVAGDLIDAAQSAGRSVMLVSEYGITPVSRVVHLNRHLRAAGWLTLRHEDGAEILDPSSCPVFAVADHQIAHVYVADAARVPEVARLLAQIPGVAGVWSGAARAELGLDHARSGEIVVLAEADAWFSYYYWEDDARAPDFARTVEIHRKPGYDPAELFFDPAIRMPELAAAKKLLLRKLGMRTVMNLIGLDASIVKGSHGRMTSGAHAPVLICDRPDILPQQELGLTDIKALALARIFGA is encoded by the coding sequence ATGCAATCCTTACTGCTGTTGAATGTGGTTGGCTTGACCTCGCATGTACTGGGCGAATTCACGCCGCGCCTGCGCGCCTTTGCCGCCGCCGGCGAGCTGCGCACTTTACGCGGCATCACGCCTGCCGTCACCTGTTCGGCCCAGGCCAGTATGCTGACCGGCCTGACGCCGCAAGAACATGGGATTGTCGGCAATGGCTGGCTGTTCCGCGATTTGGCGGAAATCTGGTTTTGGCGCCAGTCCAACAGGCTGATGGGCGGCGAAAAAATCTGGCAGGCCGGCAAGCGGCGCGATCCGGCCTTTTCCTGCGCCAACTTGTTCTGGTGGTACAACATGGCGTCCAGTCATGATGTCGGGGCCACGCCGCGCCCGATTTACAAGGCGGATGGCCGCAAGCTGCCGGATTGCCTGACCACGCCGGCGCAATGGCGCGATCAATTGCAAGCAAAGCTGGGACAGTTTCCCCTCTTTCAGTTTTGGGGTCCGGCCACTTCCATCGCCTCCAGCCGCTGGATTGCCGGGGCAGCGCGCGACGCCATACAGCGCTTTGATCCCACCCTGAGCCTGGTGTATTTGCCGCATCTGGATTATGACTTGCAACGTTATGGCCCGGATCTGACACACCCTGCAGTGCAGCAATCCTTGCGTGAGATTGATCAAGTGGCCGGCGATTTGATCGACGCGGCGCAAAGCGCGGGACGCAGCGTGATGCTGGTGTCGGAATATGGCATTACGCCAGTCTCCAGAGTGGTGCACTTGAATCGGCATTTGCGCGCTGCCGGCTGGTTGACGCTGCGGCATGAAGATGGCGCTGAGATTCTGGACCCTTCTTCCTGTCCCGTATTTGCGGTGGCTGACCATCAAATCGCGCATGTATATGTGGCCGATGCGGCGCGCGTGCCGGAGGTGGCGCGCCTGCTGGCGCAGATTCCCGGTGTGGCCGGGGTGTGGAGCGGGGCGGCGCGCGCCGAACTGGGTTTGGATCATGCACGTTCGGGCGAGATTGTGGTCTTGGCCGAAGCCGACGCCTGGTTCAGTTATTACTACTGGGAAGATGATGCGCGCGCGCCGGATTTTGCGCGCACCGTGGAGATCCACCGCAAGCCGGGTTACGATCCGGCGGAATTATTCTTTGATCCCGCCATCCGCATGCCTGAACTCGCGGCAGCCAAAAAACTCTTGTTGCGCAAACTGGGCATGCGCACGGTCATGAATCTGATCGGACTGGACGCCTCGATTGTCAAAGGCTCGCATGGACGCATGACCAGCGGGGCGCATGCGCCAGTCTTGATATGTGACAGACCGGACATCTTGCCGCAGCAGGAATTGGGGCTGACGGATATCAAG